Proteins encoded in a region of the Sterolibacterium denitrificans genome:
- a CDS encoding esterase/lipase family protein — translation MPAQLAPFFPIIYVRGYAMTSGEIAETTSSPYMGFNLGSTKVRQSWDKKVQRHIFESPLIRLMKEYGYRDSFSDGSELEDRLPTKSIIIYRYYETADTDIGSGKTLSIPEAAAGLKVLIHTVKQQVCGDDKDLHKQFKVHLVAHSMGGLIVRSFLQNDKISNKADRALVAKVFTYATPHNGIDMAGVNVPGILGLWDINNFNRKKIAEFLGLSGKPERVDSLDGKFDPQRFFCFVGTNHRDYDVAKGLSRALAGEMSDGLVKIENATVADAPRAFAYRSHSGHYGIVNSEEGYQNLVRFLFGDVRADGSLTVEALPLPPSVQKAKDEGREIRASYYFEATVAPRGAFSFRLTERRRDTFSAILRSYDELLRADQTNLAAPRSPVLFSVFLDTTKITVGHTLVFSLELAVSSTGYTIDKKFWPDQHVEGEYLFRDTLIIRITRTAEGFNVRYLNTNEKWSEATGTLANKTADGYTVPLSSNKGFKGNLQLAVQSL, via the coding sequence ATGCCAGCTCAGCTTGCCCCCTTTTTTCCCATTATCTATGTTCGTGGCTACGCGATGACCTCGGGCGAAATCGCCGAGACGACGTCCTCGCCGTACATGGGCTTCAACCTCGGATCGACGAAGGTACGGCAATCCTGGGACAAGAAAGTCCAGCGGCACATCTTCGAATCGCCGCTGATCCGGCTGATGAAAGAGTACGGCTATCGAGACAGCTTTTCCGACGGCAGCGAACTGGAAGACAGGCTTCCAACGAAAAGCATCATCATTTACCGCTACTATGAAACCGCCGATACCGATATCGGCAGCGGGAAGACGCTATCCATTCCCGAAGCGGCAGCAGGCCTGAAGGTCCTGATCCACACGGTCAAGCAGCAAGTCTGCGGCGACGACAAGGATCTCCACAAGCAATTCAAGGTACATCTGGTGGCCCACTCGATGGGAGGCTTGATCGTACGAAGCTTCCTGCAAAACGACAAGATCAGCAACAAAGCGGACCGCGCCCTGGTCGCCAAGGTGTTCACGTACGCCACGCCGCATAACGGCATTGACATGGCCGGTGTCAATGTTCCCGGCATTCTGGGACTGTGGGACATCAACAACTTCAATCGCAAGAAGATTGCCGAGTTCCTCGGTTTGTCCGGCAAACCGGAACGGGTCGATTCACTCGATGGCAAATTCGATCCGCAGCGATTTTTCTGCTTCGTCGGCACGAATCATCGCGACTACGATGTTGCAAAAGGTCTTTCAAGAGCCCTGGCCGGAGAGATGAGCGACGGACTGGTCAAAATAGAAAACGCGACCGTCGCCGATGCCCCGCGCGCCTTTGCCTATCGCAGCCATAGCGGCCACTATGGCATCGTCAATTCGGAAGAAGGCTATCAGAACCTCGTGCGTTTTCTTTTTGGCGACGTGCGGGCCGATGGCAGCTTGACGGTCGAAGCGCTGCCACTGCCGCCATCGGTGCAGAAAGCCAAGGATGAAGGGCGTGAAATCCGCGCGTCCTATTATTTCGAGGCCACCGTTGCGCCACGCGGCGCGTTCAGTTTCCGGCTCACGGAAAGACGCCGGGATACCTTCAGCGCAATTCTTCGCAGCTATGACGAACTGCTTCGCGCCGACCAAACCAATCTCGCCGCCCCCCGCTCCCCCGTTCTGTTTTCGGTTTTTCTGGACACGACCAAAATCACGGTTGGACACACCCTCGTCTTCTCGCTGGAACTGGCCGTTTCCTCCACCGGCTACACCATCGACAAGAAATTCTGGCCCGATCAGCACGTGGAGGGAGAGTATCTATTCCGTGACACGCTCATCATCCGGATCACCCGCACCGCAGAAGGGTTCAACGTTCGCTACCTGAATACGAACGAAAAATGGAGCGAGGCCACAGGCACCCTGGCGAACAAGACTGCCGATGGCTATACCGTTCCCTTGTCTTCAAACAAGGGCTTCAAGGGCAATCTCCAACTCGCAGTGCAGAGCCTGTAG
- the parC gene encoding DNA topoisomerase IV subunit A, with product MNDDTPDLFDASDVSVTAAAPASGIVPPAPPEPPAELPEDAAPLDLFAERAYLAYAMSVVKSRALPQVEDGQKPVQRRILYAMNEMRLNAGAKHVKSARVVGDVLGKLHPHGDSSVYDAMVRIAQDFSLRYPLADGQGNFGSRDGDGAAAMRYTEIRLTPIAELLLSEVHRGTVDFRPNYDGSFEEPALLPARLPFTLLNGASGIAVGMATEIPPHNLNEVAQAAIHLIRNPQSSVADLLAHVRGPDFPGGGQIISAASVIQDAYESGRGSLRLRARWRVEEMARGQWRVIVNELPHGVSVAQVMAEIESLSNPQPRAGRKEITQEQKNLKAAVLAVLDVARDESSDAEAVRLILEPRSSRIQVADFMAVLLANTSLETSASINLTMIGRDGNPQQKNLRQILAEWVDFRYATVERRTRFRLDEVDRRIHILQGRMIAFLRIEEVIRVIRESDAPKQDLMAKFSLSEIQAEDILEIRLRQLARLEGIKIEKELGELYLERSTLQNLLDNRSAMTRAIIKEIEADAKTHGDARRTLIEEDASTSSSRGDPKTSVPDEPVTVILSRAGWLRSRQGHGIAAESIGYKTGDEGFAVFETRTTWPLVIIDTNGRAYSIPVSAIPGGKGDGVPLATLIDLQDGGQRAQAISASPEARFLFANSAGYGFVASVGDLVSRVKAGKAFMSLDAGETPLPPVPVPASHATHVWSASSSGRLLVFDAAEIKTLAKGRGIILQSLEKGSTLAACGYCDGLSLTLNCRERNKIAPLTLRGEEFAKYLGQRARKGTQLPGKKLPV from the coding sequence ATGAACGACGATACTCCCGATCTTTTTGACGCTTCAGATGTTTCAGTAACCGCTGCCGCGCCGGCCTCAGGCATTGTGCCGCCAGCGCCTCCAGAACCTCCCGCCGAGCTTCCCGAGGATGCGGCGCCGCTGGATTTGTTTGCCGAGCGCGCCTATCTGGCCTACGCCATGTCGGTGGTCAAGAGCCGCGCCCTGCCGCAGGTCGAGGACGGCCAGAAGCCGGTGCAGCGGCGCATCCTGTATGCGATGAACGAGATGCGCCTGAATGCCGGCGCCAAGCACGTCAAATCGGCGCGGGTCGTCGGCGACGTGCTGGGCAAGCTGCATCCGCACGGCGATTCCTCGGTCTACGACGCCATGGTGCGCATCGCCCAGGACTTCAGCCTGCGCTATCCGCTGGCCGACGGCCAGGGCAACTTCGGCTCGCGCGATGGCGACGGCGCGGCGGCGATGCGCTACACGGAAATTCGTCTGACGCCGATTGCGGAGCTGCTGCTGTCCGAAGTGCATCGCGGCACGGTGGATTTTCGTCCGAATTACGATGGCAGCTTCGAGGAGCCGGCTCTGCTGCCGGCGCGCCTGCCGTTTACGCTGCTTAATGGCGCTTCGGGGATCGCCGTCGGCATGGCGACGGAGATTCCACCGCACAACCTCAACGAAGTCGCCCAGGCGGCCATCCATCTGATTCGCAATCCGCAGTCGTCGGTGGCCGATCTGCTGGCCCATGTCCGGGGGCCGGATTTCCCCGGCGGCGGCCAGATCATCTCGGCCGCATCCGTGATCCAGGATGCCTACGAAAGCGGGCGCGGCAGCCTGCGCCTGCGCGCCCGCTGGCGCGTCGAGGAGATGGCGCGCGGCCAGTGGCGCGTCATCGTCAACGAGCTGCCGCATGGCGTTTCGGTGGCGCAGGTGATGGCGGAAATCGAGTCGCTCTCCAATCCGCAGCCCAGGGCCGGCAGGAAGGAGATCACCCAGGAGCAGAAAAACCTCAAGGCCGCCGTGCTGGCGGTGCTCGACGTGGCGCGCGACGAGTCGAGCGATGCCGAGGCCGTGCGCCTGATCCTCGAACCGCGCTCCTCGCGCATCCAGGTCGCCGATTTCATGGCGGTGCTGCTTGCCAATACTTCGCTGGAGACCTCGGCTTCCATCAACCTGACGATGATCGGCCGTGACGGCAATCCGCAGCAGAAGAATCTGCGCCAGATTCTCGCCGAATGGGTGGATTTCCGTTACGCCACCGTCGAGCGCCGCACGCGCTTCCGCCTCGACGAGGTGGATCGTCGCATCCACATCCTGCAGGGGCGGATGATCGCCTTCCTGCGCATCGAGGAGGTGATCCGCGTGATCCGCGAGTCCGACGCGCCGAAGCAGGATTTGATGGCGAAATTCAGCCTCAGCGAGATTCAGGCCGAAGACATCCTCGAAATTCGCCTGCGCCAGCTTGCCCGTCTCGAGGGCATCAAGATCGAGAAGGAACTCGGTGAGCTGTATCTGGAGCGCAGCACCCTGCAAAACCTGCTCGACAACCGCAGCGCCATGACCCGCGCCATCATCAAGGAAATCGAGGCGGATGCGAAAACCCACGGCGATGCGCGGCGCACGCTGATCGAGGAAGATGCCTCGACGAGCAGCAGTCGCGGCGACCCGAAGACCAGCGTGCCCGACGAGCCGGTAACGGTGATCCTGTCCAGGGCCGGCTGGCTGCGCTCGCGCCAGGGCCACGGGATTGCTGCCGAGAGCATCGGCTACAAGACGGGCGACGAGGGCTTTGCGGTTTTCGAGACGCGTACCACCTGGCCGCTGGTCATCATCGATACCAATGGCCGGGCCTACAGCATTCCCGTGTCGGCGATTCCCGGCGGCAAGGGAGATGGCGTGCCGCTGGCCACCCTGATCGATCTGCAGGATGGCGGCCAGCGCGCCCAGGCCATTTCGGCCTCGCCCGAAGCGCGTTTCCTCTTTGCCAACAGCGCTGGCTACGGCTTCGTCGCCAGCGTTGGCGATCTCGTCAGCCGCGTCAAGGCGGGCAAGGCCTTCATGAGCCTCGATGCGGGTGAAACGCCGCTGCCGCCGGTGCCGGTACCCGCGAGCCATGCCACGCATGTCTGGTCTGCCAGCAGCAGCGGCCGTTTGCTGGTGTTCGATGCGGCGGAAATCAAGACGCTTGCCAAGGGAAGGGGCATCATCCTGCAAAGCCTGGAGAAAGGCAGCACGCTGGCCGCCTGCGGCTACTGCGACGGGCTGAGCCTGACCTTGAATTGCCGTGAGCGCAACAAGATCGCACCGCTGACCTTGCGCGGCGAGGAATTCGCCAAATACCTGGGCCAGCGCGCGCGCAAGGGGACGCAGTTGCCCGGCAAGAAGTTGCCGGTTTGA